In the Ricinus communis isolate WT05 ecotype wild-type chromosome 3, ASM1957865v1, whole genome shotgun sequence genome, TCCCGTCCAGCATCTTCAAGATTTCCTAAAGACCGTCCCTTATTTGGAATATTAAGAATGTAAACTTTGAAACAAACTAACAGAGTCCCAAATCCGCCATTAACGAGAGAGAGTAAAACAATagagctttttttttttttgggagTGCCAGGAAGTGGTGTCAGTGGGAGACTAATCGTGTGCGCTCTTTAGACAATTTTTAAAtgactctttttttcttttttcttttccattaatttagttaaacaTGTGAGCttaattgttctttttctttttttacgaAAATGACCCCGATTTTGTATTTTATGATTGTCCATCATTTTAACGTTACGTTTCCAGGGGTAATTTGGGTAACCCGCAGACAGCGGGATTAGTGAACTTGATGATCCTGACCGTTTGATGAAATCGTGAATTTTCGGTTGTCGGGGTCAGGTAGTTGACGGTGAGAAATCGATCGTGGATGAAGTGGAGTTTTGCTGAGCTGGACTGCATTATCTCAGGCAGAATAAGATGCAGCGGCGGTTGTAAcggtaatttattattatcttttgtcTGCTgatgtttttttcttaaaatgttTTTTTAGAGAATATGGAATTCTTTTCGCGAAAATATGGGTCGGATTctaatatttcttttcctttttctggtCCGACTTCCATTTTGTTCCATATATCATAAGATATTATTTGCTGCAAATGGAATTTGAGGTTGGATTTGctattattagttaatgtaTCACACTCACAGTAACACAAGTTGGtccatttctttttaagtCTATAGTGGATAGGTGTTAGTGATTAATTAAGCTATTGTATGTACCCAAAAAAATAtgtaactttttattaatagattttgacacttcatatttaatttaatcaacCAAAGTTTATCAACCCTTATGAAAACAACAGAAAGTACTGAAAACAGATTCAATGGACTTCAACTGAATAAAAAGTGGGTCAGTCAGAGTCTTGATGATctacttatattttataattaaaattacatatagaaaaattattacaacAAATATTTATGACATTtgatgggtaaatttttattttttttctactcCATTTCTGTACTAATTCAATGTCTTACCATATTATGAGGAAAGAAGGTTTAGAaagaatgaaatgaaatgtaTGAACATGGCTGGACACCAAAATCTCTAAAAATTAGGACATTTTGCACCTTGTGGTAATATCGTGTAGTTTTGAACTTCGATCCGGCTATTACTCCACTCAAAGGAGAGCATTAAAAGCTCCAAGTTTAATaggaatcaaaatcaaaattagattgaatattatattaaatatagcAATACAATTTGTGAACATATTAACTTTAAGGGAAAACTTATTATGCTAACAAAAagagtaaatattaaaaatgcaaCAAAACTGACAAGCAAAATGGCTGAGTGGGTTTAGCCTAAgcaagaaattgagaaagatGAAAACATGTGCACTTCCTTGTCAGCATCATCGCAATCTAACCTTTTGTTTCAACTAAAGCTTATCTTTAATTGTGAAGGTGGAGATCAAAAAATCTTTCTTTAGATAATGGAGTTTAAACTCTCAAACAACCACTTCCAACGCCAATAGATAGACAGCATGACTCCCCTTTTTGGTATTGATATTGACTAGATGATTCTCCAGTCCAACGTTatgcaaaaaaattaaattttatttttctaaattattcaaatacttaaattaatatatatttagatttaaaataaattattaacaagtTATAATTATGTTATTCGAATTAAGAAATTGTCTCTCTACTTATTAAATTTGCACATGGgtatcaatatataatttgttttaatcaataatcattttgactaggaaaagaaaaagcaactAACTTGGCCAACATTAGCCATTATGTTTCTGCCTCTTGAACAAATCACCTACGCACAATTAGCGGAATTGTGCAGCTAACCAtctcttttgtctttttaaaCCTAACTAACCTTCTCGTTTAAGGTACCGCTCTTTAAATTATTCCTGCCCACTCGATCTTATTTGAGGTGTCGTTTATTGATTTCATCTGAATTTGTCCAttgatatctttttttttctttaatcatttcaataaatatttgtcTGGGAAAGTTTTATGTCGATTGGACTCGCACCAAAACttgttttattgaaaaattaatgtaaGTTAAGAAAATTACTGTAAAATCATGTATATAAATCttaacaaataatttaaaaggaCCGTATAAAATCAGTATCTATGCAATTGATACATAATTCTTGActcttaaatataataatatttttgtgcaTAACCGATTCggttgtttttctttgtttatgatattttagGCATCACTTGTAATAACTTTGAAAATAGTATTGGAGAATAGCAAAGTGCATCATTGCTTGCAAAACAGCTAAACTCTTGCAATCCTGCACCAAACGAGAATTAGTTGTTgtgttttccttttaattgGCTAAAGGGCGATTTTACCCATGAGCTATTTATGAGTATCCAATTGACCCCAGAATTAGCTTTCCTCCCAATTACactaaaattatcaattaatagtAACTTAGCCCAATACTACTTAGCTAAAGCCTTCAACAATTTGTTCCTTCTCCCATTGCCGGCAGTGATGGTCAGCCGAAGTCCCAATTGAGGGTTGTgcgttttaaaaatattattgtccttctaaaatttaatcaatagcCGCGAGGAAGTTAAGCATTAGGAAGACGTCCAGCAGAACAACCATCTAAAAAGAGCTTCAAGATGCGGGAGTATGGAAAAATTTGTGGAAAGTTAATCTTCCAGCTAAGGTACTTATTTTTATGTGGAAAGTATTGCTGAATAGCCTTCCCACAGGAACCATTCTAAAGGAAAGGGTCGAAAGAGCGGATGATGCTTGTTGCTTATGTGGTAGGCCTGAATCCCCGactcatctttttttttttttcctttgtagTAGAACCAGAGCGGTCTGGCTTGCCTCTCACGTGGGGATTAGGTCTGAGGGCTTAACTGATTCATCGATGGCAGAGAACTGGAGAAATCTCATTTGCGGGTTGAGACAGATGGATAGCCACGTGGTGGAGGAgtatattacatatatatgttgTCTACAGTGGCTTTTGTGGAAGGTGAGGAATGAACTGCGTTTTCACAATAAACTTTGGGAGCCGATGGATGTGATTACTCGAACTTCATCCTTCCTAGCACAAGTTCGCAGTTGCTATGCTCCTTCCTTGATAGCATGAGATAATGACCTCTCCACAAACAGACAAATGGAGGTGTGCTAATGGATTCCCATACTCATCCAAcgataaaaataaactttgaTGGGGCTGTAGCAGTTTGGGAAAGTAGAGGTGCCTATAACCTTGTTGCTAGATCATGGACAGGAAATGTAATCTTCTCTTACACTAAACGCTTGCCTTTTATAACGAACGGTGCAATGCTGGAAGCTATGGCTCTATGCATGGCTGTCAAAGTTGCAAGAGACAGGGGCCTCCATCAAGTGATCTTTGAAGGCGATGCTAAAGCTATTATAGATGATGTTACCGGTATAACTAAACCTTTCCCAAAATGTTAATGCCATAATTGAAGATGCGGAGAGAATCATTGTTACTCTTTTAAATATGTCCCTAGGATAGCAAATTGGGTGGCCTATGGATTGGCCAAGAAAGCCCTAGAGTGTGAGTCTTTTAGCTCAAATTTATCAGCCCAAATGTTGTGGCTGGATAACTTGATTGGTTTGTAATCTTTTCTGATGAATGGATTTATCTTTCTTCCTGAAAGAAAATggttttggaaaaaaaaaaagagaaaactttAAAAGATAGTTggtgtcttttattttttttgattaatttacATGGTATTTGGATTATCAAAACATAAAGATAAATTCCATacttaataagttatatatgtTAATGAAATTTTACTCATACACGACACCCTATAAAATTGATAGAAAATTTTAGGAAAATTGGATCAGAAAAACTGATTTTGGAATAAATTGGATCTTTTGGGAGTATCTCCAGGGCTAAACTGACcctttcttaataaataacaGTAGATTAATTCTCTTCtcctttttaaaaagaaatgattgtTGTTGAGTTTTAATACAAGCAtaagtgtatatatatttataaactgaATTCTGGTCAAGCACCATTATATGTAGAGGGCTGAATTCCCCTTCAGCCTCCCTAAGCCAATTTATGCACAACCCGCAAACTAAAACTTTAGAAGCTCAAATTGAAGactttacaaaaattataaagacaactaaaattatacaaaTGTTAACAGCGTAAAATTAAACTTACATATTTATTcgctttaaataaataaatctgcGTTAGTGGCATGTATATCTCTAATGTGTATAAAAATTCCTCGAAATTGGATCTTGGTATTAGcatacaaaaaattaataggaTTAAAACTGAAAGTGATTGATGAATAATAGAGTAATAGCAAGAAAGCAAGGAAACACAAAACAAAACGTACTGGTTATGATCTCTTTCATGGATAAAGGAGAAGAAATCTTGGTACTGAGTGTACATCATCTTGTACGGTTATACTCAGTATAATGTTTATCTACCAGAAACATCTCAAGAAGTTGATTAGGAAATGGAACAGATAATTTTCATCATCAAGCAGTTCTTGCCGAACTAACCTTTCCAAGACGATATTCTGAGGAAGAAGTTCACTGTAAAATAATAAGGTGGAGACTGAAGAAGCAGGCTCAGTTATTAGCGATGTCAATAGCCTCACCACTGACCGTAGCATCACAGCAGTGAGAGACTGCATGCGCCcgaaatataaaagaaagaaagtgttAATTACTCTTCATAAAATTAGGAGTTCTAATACCAAAAAGGAACAGAAAGATGATAACGTCACATACCATGGCTGTTGTGTGTGAGAAGACCAAGAAACATAACGGGGATGTAATCTTGAATCGATTTGATATACAGAGAGAGGGGAAGGTGTGGAGCATTCAGTTTTGAGTTCTCTAACTGTCGGTCTTCATACAGTTATTCAGACCTAACAGTCCATATTCTTATGTTACCAGCGTACATACACATCTGCAGCACAATTTAGAGGGAACAATCCAAAATTTGAAGAAATagaataatgatgatgatacCATTAATATTCATATCTATGTAtaaagtgaaaattaattagttagggtTGGTTCAACCGATGACTTGTAAACTAAATGGGTCGCCACTAAATGTGGTGGCATTCTAAGCAGTGTTTTACTCTTTACACTGTGATCttcaaaacataaaaagagaTGTGAATTGACCCATTTATTacagaagagagaaaagatacataaataagCTCTACTGAGAATGTCTTGTGGAAAAAACTTTggtctttttctgttttttttacGTATGTAATGATTGGATTAATTCATTGTTCTCTTTTCAAGACGTTAGGCAAGGCAGCTCTTCGCGTTGGCGTACTGCAAGCTACCACAACCGGAATGAGATGTTTGGCTTGCAGCTATGGGGATCCAATTTTTGACTCTTTCCTTCTAGGGTTCTCACTTAAAGCTAGTGAAGGAAGGAGTGAAAGGGTTGTCCATCATACTCTATCGCATTCCGAACAATAGTGTCGAGGAATGAGACTGCCACTTTGTGGGAAGCTGGGAATCTTGTACTAAGAGAAGTGAATTCTGATGAAACAGCACTGCAGCAGGACAGGTTCCTTTGGCAGAATTTTGATCGTCCAGCAAATGCACTGTTTCCTGGACTAAATGGAACTATGCATAAACCTAATGATTCTAGACATCGCTGGAGGCTGGAAGTGGTGACTGGTGACTGCTGTTGTTTCgagaacacaaaagaagaagaaaaaaagtcGGTGAAAATATCACATTACACTTCAGCTGTGGATGGCACCACCCCTACTCCCCGTGAATTTGGTGTATAGAATCCCAATTGCAGTGTGCATAGAGCAGAAATTAAATCGCCTCCAGACGCAGGATGGTTTTCGAGAACAAGTTGCTCTTCTGGGGCTTAACGGAAGAATTTTTTCCAACGGCTCAGGATTTGGGTTTTGGAGTAAGGTTAAAACTCAGGGAGAATGACTTCCAAGTTTCTCTGCGCACTGACAATTTAGAATAGCATATGTACAATCTTTCAAATCAGAAGCTCACAAAAACCAGAAAATCAAAATggaatttactaattaaatgcATTACTCAATACTCAAATTCcaaccaaaaaagaaatgaagaaaatccTACTAATCGCACTATAACCTTCAATAAGTCCCAGGTTTGCAAGAACTCCCTTCAGCTCAAACTGGGATACCACACAAGCCATGACAAAACTCTTTCTGGACGATGATTATTTCCATTCATCCATCTTTCTATCATCACCACTAAAAGCTAGATGTAACTAATAAAGAACATAGTGGATAAATAAAGAGCAAAATAGAAGTTTGAGACTCCCTGACTGCAAAACATTACTGCTTGTCTGGCTTGTCTGGATCCTCTTCTTTTTCAGGATCTTCCTCctcttcctctttctttttttcttcatcttcttcttcatcttcttcaggAGGATCATATGGTAATGGGGGTGGTATTGGTGTTTTCATAGGGCTGAACTGTGGAAATATATCAGGTCTGCGCCCAGGCTTGGGCCTTTCCCATTCCTGCCATGGAACCATAACACATCATTACATTAGAAAGAATCTgcctactactactactactacagCTAATTCTCACAAACAAGACATCTCTAAAGAATTTATGTTATATCTATTTGTTACTCTAATATTCTCATGACAAGTACCCAAAAAGGCCTTTACAAATAGCCATAGCAATTAGCATCTTAAGGACAGTAGAAACAAGGAGGTATTTGTTATGAACTTTTCCAGTAGGAATAGTACAGACATGATTGCCATCAAGAGATTAGGGACTATGAAgaggataaaaaaaaaaggcactTTTACAAAATGGAAAACACCCAACCAGTGATTTGATGCCTAAATGAGCATGAActatataagaatatattagACCAATGAGCTCGTGAAACCTAAATATGTGACATAATAATACTATAGATTTGTTTCTCTAGATATTTGGttctaaattcaaaatctGTAATAGGTCAACAATGGTCAATAAACTTATCAATGAATTTTAGTATGGCCAAAGTCTCTGAATTCTAATTATCTACCTAAGAAACTAGTTtatttccctttttcttttaatataattagattttacatTGAAAAAGGAGTAATTAGAAAAGCTCAGTTTCAGCAAGCAAAGATCTCGaatatagtaattaaaagagaaaatataaagagagTGAAACATACAATAGGGAAATCGAGAGGATTACGGCGAGTTAATTTTTCTTCATCAGGAGCCATACAAACCACTTGCTTTTGTTGTCTGCTGCTCTTACGATTACTGTTACTAGTAGAAATCAGGCGTCCAGAACCGAACATCGGCGTGAAAGAAACAAGAGAACAGCGGCAGCTCGATGACGGAGAGGAGGATGATGATGTTGTAGAAGCGGCGGCTGCAGATGTAGGAGGGCCCAGTAAGGGTTTCGAAGTCGAGTTTATGGAGAGGCAGACAGACCCCATAATTTctgttaatttttaacaatatccttgttgctcttcttcaatttctttcttcttcgaTTCCCTGATTGAAAGAGCTTCGTGACAGAAAACAGAAATCAAACACCAACCGCCTCTCTTTGTCTCTCACTCTACGCAGTCCACAACCGCATTTCTATCCCCATCTGGTTTTTCTGGTGGCTCCTATGCATATGGATCTTTTAAGTGGGCTGGGCTAAGTTAATCGCCGTCTTTGGATTCCAAAATCCATAAATCATAAAACACTGGCACcatcgttattattatttatattgttatatatcgttattatttattatacttgtaCAATTGTACATGCTGACTCTCTAAAAAGGGTTTTGTATTTCttatatgaattatgaatCATGAACGAAAAGCGCCCTTATCTCATAGATTTTCACTCGCGGACGCAAAATTGTAGTTCTTGCTTTTGTTGTCACTTCAATAGTGTGCCAATTGACACACAATGGGTCAAAAAAGGCAGCAAGCATGTGCCCAATTtcttacataaaaataaaataatgagacTCTTTACGATTCAAAGTAATACATTAACAACCACCATGAGTACTTCATTTATTCATCTAAAATGTTGCGCGAATAAGATCAAGAAAAATGCAATCAGCAAGCATAAGCAGCCCGTGTCGATATTTTGCAATTTCCAAGCATTGTTTTTACATCCTGGCGCTTTTAGAGGCAATCAGGAGCCATAACTCCATTGactgaaaaagaaacataatatTGGTTCAAGTTCGCACCAAAGACCTGACTAGGAGGCCTTTCTGCAATCAAGcttgagtttttctttttcctatgcGCCTCCGCACTAATGGCAGTTTCGACCTTATTAATCCATTGTTTTCCTCCTCACTGTCTTCACTATCTAGCACTATCACTGATTCAACTACTGGTGATTCTTCTTCCCTTTCTCTAATCCCCCAAGCAAGTTTTCCGTCACGATGCTGATTGGGCCGCTGCCTCTGAGATTCATTAGGGAATTCCCTTGAATGCAAGAGCAATTGGCTGATATCTCCACTGCAACCCTGTAATTGAGTTAGAGGACCCAAGGACAGTTCCTGACC is a window encoding:
- the LOC8284805 gene encoding PR domain zinc finger protein 2; this translates as MGSVCLSINSTSKPLLGPPTSAAAASTTSSSSSPSSSCRCSLVSFTPMFGSGRLISTSNSNRKSSRQQKQVVCMAPDEEKLTRRNPLDFPIEWERPKPGRRPDIFPQFSPMKTPIPPPLPYDPPEEDEEEDEEKKKEEEEEDPEKEEDPDKPDKQ